A window of the Armatimonadota bacterium genome harbors these coding sequences:
- a CDS encoding methylated-DNA--[protein]-cysteine S-methyltransferase has translation MSGVLHRALRDLRRFFAGERVDFGLPLDLAGLPDFTCRVLLTVAGIPYGETRTYGEVARRAGNARAARAVGQVMARNPLAPIVPCHRVIGGDGRLVGFGGGLDLKRGLLALEGAAAAPGEC, from the coding sequence GTGTCCGGAGTGCTCCACCGTGCGCTGCGCGACCTGCGCCGCTTCTTCGCCGGTGAGCGGGTAGACTTCGGCCTTCCCCTCGACCTGGCAGGGCTGCCCGATTTCACCTGCCGCGTCCTACTCACCGTGGCAGGCATACCCTACGGCGAGACCCGCACCTACGGCGAGGTCGCCCGGCGGGCGGGGAACGCGCGGGCCGCGCGCGCGGTGGGGCAGGTCATGGCGCGCAACCCGCTGGCCCCCATCGTTCCCTGCCACCGCGTGATCGGCGGCGACGGCCGGCTGGTGGGCTTCGGCGGCGGACTCGACCTCAAGCGCGGGCTGCTGGCGCTGGAAGGGGCCGCGGCCGCGCCGGGAGAATGCTAA
- the uvrC gene encoding excinuclease ABC subunit UvrC, whose protein sequence is MTEIVTEAHTPTLAEKLASLPARPGVYLMKDAVGKVIYVGKAQSLRSRVRSYFQPGPELAGAKSALVERIADLDWTVTDSEVEALILEFNLVQRHRPRFNVRLRDDKRYPYLKVTVQEQYPRLVVVRKMERDGARYFGPYTNTRAMWETVRLVRRIFGVRQALVASVKKRGGCHWQPGEKRSRPCLNFHLRQCLAPCVGKVTPAEYRRMVKRAMLLLDGRGGKVLVALRGRMEQAAAELRFEEAARLRDKIAAVERTTEGQKMVLAGGGDADIMAQWLQEGEACVVVFAVREGRLVGQEHYLVDGTSGAPPAEVLGDFVRQHYGRAAFVPAQVLVGENIPDAGVIADWLSQRRGGKVTVRRPRRGDRKHLLELAADNARLHLEQHHARAGAEERRGRAAVADLQAALALPVPPERIEAYDISTIRGQDSVGSMVVFEQGRVKRADYRHFRVRGETGAPDDYAMMREVLARRLRAAAAREKFARLPDLMVVDGGKGQLGVAITARDDLGLSLPIAALAKERDWVYLEGRSSPLILPGHSPALHLLQRLRDEAHRFAQAYHHTLRARQARESVLDQVRGVGPTLKRRLLSRFGGLARMRAAGVEELAAVPGVGRKVAQALRAHLEKKA, encoded by the coding sequence ATGACGGAGATCGTCACCGAGGCCCATACCCCCACCCTGGCCGAGAAGCTCGCGTCGCTGCCGGCGCGCCCGGGCGTCTATCTGATGAAGGACGCCGTGGGCAAGGTCATCTACGTCGGCAAGGCGCAGTCGCTGCGCAGCCGCGTGCGCTCCTACTTCCAGCCCGGCCCCGAGCTGGCGGGGGCCAAGTCCGCCCTGGTCGAGCGCATCGCCGATCTCGACTGGACGGTCACCGATTCCGAGGTCGAGGCGTTGATCCTCGAGTTCAACCTGGTGCAGCGCCACCGCCCGCGCTTCAACGTGCGCCTGCGCGACGACAAGCGCTACCCTTACCTCAAGGTCACGGTGCAGGAGCAGTACCCGCGCCTGGTGGTGGTGCGCAAGATGGAGCGCGACGGCGCGCGTTACTTCGGCCCCTACACCAACACCCGGGCGATGTGGGAGACGGTGCGGCTGGTGCGGCGCATCTTTGGCGTGCGCCAGGCGCTGGTGGCGTCGGTCAAGAAGCGCGGCGGCTGCCACTGGCAGCCGGGCGAGAAACGATCTCGGCCATGCCTCAACTTCCACCTGCGCCAGTGCCTCGCCCCCTGCGTGGGCAAGGTCACCCCGGCGGAATACCGGCGCATGGTCAAGCGGGCGATGCTGCTGCTGGACGGGCGTGGGGGGAAGGTGCTCGTCGCCCTGCGCGGGCGCATGGAGCAGGCGGCGGCGGAGCTGCGCTTCGAGGAGGCGGCGCGCCTGCGCGACAAGATCGCCGCCGTCGAGCGCACGACCGAGGGGCAGAAGATGGTGCTCGCGGGCGGCGGGGACGCGGATATCATGGCCCAGTGGCTGCAGGAGGGGGAGGCGTGCGTCGTAGTTTTCGCGGTGCGCGAGGGCCGGCTGGTGGGCCAGGAGCACTACCTGGTGGACGGGACCTCGGGAGCGCCGCCGGCGGAGGTGCTGGGGGACTTCGTGCGGCAGCACTACGGGCGGGCGGCGTTCGTCCCGGCGCAGGTGCTGGTGGGGGAGAATATCCCCGATGCCGGAGTGATCGCCGATTGGCTATCGCAGCGCCGCGGGGGCAAGGTCACGGTGCGCCGGCCCCGCCGCGGCGACCGCAAGCACCTGCTTGAGCTGGCGGCGGATAACGCGCGGCTGCACCTCGAGCAGCACCACGCCCGCGCCGGCGCCGAGGAGCGCCGCGGCCGCGCAGCGGTGGCCGACCTGCAGGCCGCGCTCGCCCTCCCCGTCCCCCCCGAACGCATCGAGGCCTATGACATCTCCACCATCCGCGGGCAGGACTCGGTGGGCTCGATGGTGGTGTTCGAGCAGGGGCGGGTGAAGAGGGCGGACTACCGGCATTTCCGCGTCCGCGGCGAGACCGGCGCCCCCGACGACTACGCGATGATGCGCGAGGTGCTGGCGCGCCGCCTGCGGGCGGCGGCGGCGCGGGAGAAGTTCGCGCGCCTGCCCGACCTGATGGTGGTGGACGGCGGCAAGGGACAGCTCGGCGTAGCCATTACCGCGCGCGACGACCTGGGGCTGTCGCTTCCCATCGCCGCGCTCGCCAAGGAACGGGACTGGGTCTATCTGGAGGGGCGCTCGTCGCCGCTCATCCTGCCCGGCCATTCCCCCGCGCTGCACCTGCTCCAGCGCCTGCGCGACGAGGCCCACCGCTTCGCCCAGGCCTATCACCACACCCTGCGCGCGCGCCAGGCGCGCGAGAGCGTCCTCGACCAGGTGCGGGGGGTAGGGCCGACCTTGAAACGGCGGCTGCTCAGCCGCTTCGGCGGGCTGGCGAGGATGCGCGCCGCGGGGGTTGAAGAACTGGCGGCGGTGCCCGGGGTCGGGCGCAAGGTGGCGCAGGCGCTAAGGGCGCACCTGGAAAAGAAGGCATGA
- a CDS encoding DUF3883 domain-containing protein — protein sequence MRTTQIRDAAMRLATELLKADGWQVSTGGPGYDLTATRGDDELHIEVKGAGGAVRSVGGFRYLTKNEFDAARKDPNWQMWVFENLDGSAPATVTRIMGDEVLKHAEMEPRWFLPMRWCREHCESIAPETCARALDRQPTDSTR from the coding sequence ATGAGAACCACGCAGATTCGGGACGCCGCGATGCGGCTCGCAACGGAGTTACTCAAGGCGGACGGTTGGCAGGTCTCGACCGGCGGCCCGGGCTATGACTTGACAGCGACGAGGGGGGATGATGAATTGCACATCGAGGTGAAGGGGGCGGGCGGGGCCGTGAGGAGCGTCGGCGGCTTCCGCTATCTGACCAAGAACGAGTTCGACGCGGCGCGCAAGGATCCAAACTGGCAGATGTGGGTTTTCGAAAACCTCGACGGCTCCGCCCCGGCAACCGTGACTCGCATTATGGGTGATGAGGTCCTGAAGCACGCGGAGATGGAGCCTCGCTGGTTCCTGCCAATGCGCTGGTGCCGCGAACATTGTGAGAGCATTGCACCCGAGACCTGCGCGAGGGCGCTCGACAGGCAGCCGACGGATTCCACTCGCTGA
- the uvrA gene encoding excinuclease ABC subunit UvrA, translating to MSLDKIIVRGARQHNLKNITVEIPRHKLVVITGLSGSGKSSLAFDTIYAEGQRRYVESLSSYARQFLGQMDKPDVDTIDGLSPAVSIDQKSATHNPRSTVGTVTEIYDHLRLLFARIGTPHCPQCGQKIARQSLAQIVDAVETLPEGTRLLLLGPVVRGRKGEYRAVLDDIAKQGFVRVRVDGEVRELSEDIKLARYKQHTIEVVVDRLVVRPGLRQRLTDSMATALKIGGGVAAVQVVDGEQIDFSEHGACLRCDRSFPELEPRMFSFNSPYGACPACTGLGTRREFDQDLIIPDRSLSLAEGAVLPWASDVSRYFSSLLRAAAQAYGIDPQTPLSRISKAKLDKLLEGTGERVRVRFRGRGGRPRVYDTAFRGLLYHLMQDYEQTDSDYRRSELENYMSIQPCPACGGARLKPESLAVRINGSNIADVAVLSVRAAAEFFAQLALDQRQQLIARQVLKEIRARLDFLLNVGLDYLTLDRTAATLAGGEAQRIRLATQIGSGLTGVLYILDEPSVGLHQRDNRRLLATLEALRDLGNTILVVEHDEATIRSADYIIDIGPGAGERGGEVVATGKVRDLVKQRASVTGKYLSGERRIPMPSRRRAPRAPLGADSSWLVIRNAREHNLKGVDIPIPLGVFVCLSGVSGSGKSTVMEDILYRRLAHALQGARTSWGKHDRIENMRVLDKVIDIDQSPIGRSPRSNPATYIGTFTAIRELFAQTPEARARGYRPGRFSFNVKGGRCEACHGDGILKIEMVFLPDVYVPCEECGGSRYNRETLQVRYKGRSIAEVLEMTVAEALEFFRNIPAIHRKLETIHDVGLDYIRLGQPATTLSGGEAQRVKLAAELSRRATGRTLYLLDEPTTGLHFADIEKLLEVLNRLVDAGNTVIVIEHNLDVIKCADYIIDLGPEGGDAGGEIVARGTPEEVAKVGHSYTGQFLRALLGGNDEGAKKPKPRRARSRVAQPAC from the coding sequence ATGTCGCTCGACAAGATCATCGTCCGCGGGGCGCGGCAGCATAACCTGAAGAACATCACCGTCGAGATCCCCCGCCATAAGCTGGTGGTCATCACCGGCTTGTCGGGCTCGGGGAAATCCTCGCTCGCGTTCGATACCATCTACGCCGAGGGGCAGCGCCGCTACGTCGAGAGCCTGTCCTCCTACGCCCGCCAGTTCCTGGGACAGATGGACAAGCCCGACGTGGATACCATTGACGGGCTGTCGCCGGCGGTTTCGATTGACCAGAAATCGGCGACCCACAACCCACGCTCGACGGTGGGAACGGTGACCGAGATCTACGACCACCTGCGCCTGCTGTTCGCGCGCATCGGCACCCCCCACTGCCCGCAGTGCGGGCAGAAGATCGCCCGCCAGTCGCTGGCGCAGATCGTGGACGCGGTGGAGACGCTGCCCGAGGGCACGCGCCTCCTGCTGCTGGGGCCGGTGGTGCGCGGGCGCAAGGGCGAGTACCGCGCGGTGCTCGACGACATCGCCAAGCAGGGCTTCGTGCGCGTGCGGGTGGACGGCGAAGTGCGCGAGCTGTCGGAGGACATCAAGCTCGCGCGCTACAAGCAGCACACGATCGAGGTGGTGGTGGACCGGCTGGTGGTGCGCCCCGGCTTGCGCCAGCGCCTGACCGACTCGATGGCGACCGCGCTCAAGATCGGCGGCGGCGTCGCCGCGGTGCAAGTGGTTGACGGCGAGCAGATTGACTTCAGCGAGCACGGGGCGTGCCTGCGCTGCGACCGCAGCTTCCCCGAGCTGGAGCCGCGCATGTTCAGCTTCAATAGCCCCTACGGCGCTTGCCCCGCCTGCACCGGCCTGGGGACGCGCCGCGAGTTCGACCAGGACCTGATCATCCCCGACCGCTCCCTGAGCCTGGCTGAGGGAGCGGTGCTGCCTTGGGCGAGCGACGTCTCGCGCTATTTCAGTTCGCTGCTGCGGGCGGCCGCGCAGGCGTACGGCATTGACCCGCAGACACCGCTGAGCCGCATCTCCAAGGCCAAGCTCGACAAGCTGCTGGAGGGCACCGGCGAGCGCGTGCGCGTGCGTTTCCGCGGCCGCGGCGGTCGCCCGCGCGTGTACGATACGGCGTTCCGGGGCCTGCTCTACCACCTGATGCAGGACTACGAGCAAACCGATTCCGACTACCGCCGCAGCGAGCTGGAGAACTACATGAGCATCCAGCCGTGCCCCGCCTGCGGCGGCGCCCGCCTCAAGCCGGAGAGCCTCGCGGTGCGCATCAATGGCAGCAACATCGCCGACGTCGCCGTGCTGTCGGTGCGCGCCGCCGCCGAGTTCTTCGCCCAGCTCGCCCTCGACCAGCGTCAGCAGCTCATCGCGCGCCAGGTGCTCAAGGAGATCCGCGCCCGCCTCGATTTCCTGCTCAACGTCGGGCTGGACTACCTGACTCTCGACCGCACGGCGGCGACCCTGGCCGGAGGCGAGGCGCAGCGCATCCGCCTCGCTACCCAGATCGGCTCCGGCCTCACCGGCGTGCTCTATATCCTGGACGAACCCAGCGTCGGCCTCCACCAGCGCGACAACCGCCGCCTGCTCGCCACCCTCGAAGCGCTACGCGACCTCGGCAACACCATCCTCGTCGTCGAGCACGACGAGGCCACCATTCGCAGCGCCGACTACATCATTGACATCGGCCCCGGCGCCGGCGAGCGCGGCGGCGAAGTGGTCGCCACCGGCAAGGTGCGGGACCTGGTCAAGCAGCGCGCTTCGGTCACCGGCAAGTACCTCAGCGGCGAGCGCCGCATCCCCATGCCCAGCCGCCGCCGCGCGCCCCGCGCGCCACTCGGCGCCGACAGCTCCTGGCTGGTCATCCGCAACGCCCGCGAGCACAACCTCAAGGGCGTGGACATCCCGATCCCGCTGGGCGTGTTCGTGTGTCTCAGCGGCGTCAGCGGCTCCGGCAAGAGCACGGTCATGGAGGACATCCTCTACCGGCGGCTGGCGCACGCGCTGCAGGGGGCGCGCACCTCGTGGGGCAAGCACGACCGCATCGAGAACATGCGCGTGTTGGACAAGGTGATTGACATAGACCAGTCGCCCATCGGCCGCTCTCCGCGCAGCAATCCCGCGACCTACATCGGCACCTTCACCGCCATCCGCGAGCTCTTCGCCCAGACCCCGGAGGCGCGCGCGCGCGGGTACCGCCCCGGCCGCTTCAGCTTCAATGTCAAGGGCGGGCGCTGCGAGGCCTGCCACGGCGACGGCATCCTCAAGATCGAGATGGTCTTCCTGCCCGACGTCTATGTCCCGTGCGAGGAGTGCGGCGGCTCTCGCTACAACCGCGAGACGCTGCAGGTGCGCTACAAGGGCCGCAGCATCGCCGAGGTGCTGGAGATGACCGTCGCCGAGGCGCTCGAGTTCTTCCGCAATATCCCGGCGATTCATCGCAAGCTGGAAACCATCCACGATGTCGGCCTCGACTACATCCGCCTCGGCCAGCCCGCAACCACGCTCTCCGGCGGCGAGGCGCAGCGCGTCAAGCTGGCGGCGGAACTGTCGCGCCGCGCCACCGGCAGAACCCTCTATCTCCTCGACGAGCCCACCACCGGGCTTCATTTCGCCGACATCGAGAAGCTGCTGGAGGTGCTCAACCGCCTGGTGGACGCCGGCAATACGGTCATCGTCATCGAGCACAACCTCGATGTCATCAAGTGCGCCGACTACATCATAGACCTCGGTCCTGAGGGCGGGGACGCCGGCGGCGAGATCGTCGCCCGCGGTACGCCGGAGGAGGTGGCAAAGGTTGGGCACTCCTACACCGGGCAGTTCCTACGCGCGCTGTTGGGGGGCAACGACGAAGGCGCCAAGAAGCCCAAGCCGCGCCGCGCGCGGTCCCGTGTGGCACAGCCCGCTTGCTGA
- a CDS encoding DUF6602 domain-containing protein has protein sequence MAIEFNELTQLCQALRDITPPQDVGSNLKGSAIEAAVRHYLRGLVPEQYEISSGRAITSFGAAKFSRECDVVIYDPRKSGPFPMVGFFPIEGVLAVIEVKTTLTEKGMREDVGKIRRVRSMEAYQGEYAEDRDKTGFGDNRPLGVVFAVTTANRSAKIAQWLQQAVASVELHQRPNFGMILPDRFVCYGTDYPMAGGAKRLRGRHMYPTEAQQILELRRPQTLFESFLPHGVEMRARCPTTFDIERYRACSEFKPLVDALACA, from the coding sequence ATGGCTATTGAGTTCAACGAACTCACACAGCTTTGTCAGGCGCTCCGTGACATAACGCCGCCCCAAGACGTTGGTAGTAACCTCAAGGGGTCGGCTATCGAGGCGGCCGTGCGTCACTACTTGCGCGGTCTCGTCCCCGAGCAGTACGAGATATCCTCAGGTCGCGCAATAACGTCCTTCGGCGCCGCAAAGTTCAGCCGCGAATGCGATGTGGTAATCTATGACCCACGGAAATCCGGTCCGTTCCCGATGGTTGGCTTTTTCCCCATCGAGGGCGTCTTGGCAGTTATCGAGGTCAAGACGACCCTCACTGAAAAGGGCATGAGAGAAGACGTCGGGAAGATAAGGCGCGTTCGGTCTATGGAAGCCTACCAAGGTGAATACGCGGAGGACAGGGACAAGACCGGCTTTGGCGACAATCGCCCACTGGGCGTTGTCTTTGCGGTCACGACCGCAAACAGGTCGGCGAAGATAGCGCAATGGTTGCAACAGGCCGTCGCCAGCGTTGAGCTTCACCAACGCCCGAACTTCGGCATGATTCTGCCCGATCGGTTCGTCTGTTACGGCACCGACTACCCAATGGCCGGCGGTGCCAAGCGGCTTAGGGGCCGTCATATGTATCCCACGGAGGCCCAGCAGATACTTGAGCTCAGAAGGCCCCAGACCCTGTTCGAGTCCTTCTTACCTCATGGGGTGGAAATGCGCGCCCGGTGCCCGACTACGTTTGATATCGAAAGGTACAGGGCCTGCAGCGAATTCAAGCCACTTGTGGACGCGCTAGCATGTGCGTAG
- a CDS encoding trypsin-like peptidase domain-containing protein — translation MHTRDALSQVSPAVVTVVCFNEKGEQTTQGSGVIVAPDGMVVTACHVIAGAAAARVTLPIGAYFEVEGLLARDTEADFAVLKVEGKDLPTAPLGDSDQVRQGDGVLTLGAPLGLEQTASEGMVSAVREAPEGGRRLQITAPISPGSSGGPVMNLRGEVIGVATFHMTEGQNLNFAVPINDVKPRLKDIGRVAPLTKAARKPPARVAPPSLAGSAQSLYQQGLAALPENYNAPRARGQLEQALALFRRALEERPEYLDAWLQAGCCLHSLGLWHDAVRAFKQAIRLGPGFADAHFWLGVVYARLRAREKAVDAFKEAIRLKPDFAEAHFHLALSYLGLMDYWNNPATKVDCRRAAHDELRILKGLSPDLAGQLFQLLDRT, via the coding sequence ATGCACACAAGGGATGCGCTGTCGCAAGTAAGCCCGGCCGTGGTAACGGTGGTCTGCTTCAACGAGAAAGGCGAGCAGACAACCCAGGGAAGCGGCGTGATCGTCGCCCCCGACGGGATGGTGGTCACGGCGTGCCACGTTATCGCCGGAGCCGCGGCTGCGCGGGTGACGCTCCCAATTGGCGCGTATTTCGAGGTGGAGGGACTTCTGGCCCGGGACACCGAGGCGGATTTCGCGGTGCTCAAGGTGGAGGGCAAGGATCTGCCAACCGCGCCACTGGGCGACTCGGACCAGGTTCGGCAGGGAGACGGCGTGCTGACCCTTGGGGCGCCTCTTGGCCTTGAGCAGACGGCCTCGGAGGGTATGGTTAGCGCGGTTCGTGAGGCTCCTGAAGGCGGCCGGCGCTTGCAGATCACGGCTCCGATCTCACCTGGAAGCAGCGGCGGGCCTGTGATGAATCTGCGGGGAGAGGTCATTGGCGTTGCCACCTTTCACATGACGGAGGGGCAAAACCTCAACTTCGCCGTTCCCATCAACGACGTGAAGCCGAGACTGAAGGACATCGGTCGCGTAGCACCACTGACGAAAGCAGCCCGTAAGCCGCCCGCAAGAGTCGCGCCTCCATCGCTCGCCGGAAGCGCCCAATCGCTGTACCAGCAGGGCCTGGCGGCGTTGCCGGAAAACTACAACGCACCCCGAGCACGGGGCCAGCTCGAGCAGGCGCTGGCGCTCTTTCGCAGAGCCCTGGAAGAGCGCCCCGAATATCTTGACGCTTGGTTACAGGCCGGCTGTTGTCTTCATTCTCTGGGCCTCTGGCACGACGCGGTGCGCGCCTTCAAGCAAGCTATTCGCCTAGGGCCGGGCTTTGCTGATGCACACTTCTGGCTGGGCGTGGTCTACGCGCGCCTGCGCGCACGTGAGAAAGCCGTAGACGCCTTCAAGGAAGCCATTCGTCTCAAGCCGGACTTCGCTGAGGCCCACTTCCACCTGGCGCTGAGCTACCTGGGACTGATGGACTACTGGAACAACCCCGCGACGAAAGTAGATTGCCGCAGAGCGGCACACGACGAACTCAGAATACTCAAGGGCCTCAGCCCCGACCTCGCGGGCCAGTTGTTCCAATTGCTGGATCGGACGTGA